The following are encoded together in the Fusarium keratoplasticum isolate Fu6.1 chromosome 1, whole genome shotgun sequence genome:
- a CDS encoding YTH domain-containing protein: MGDISGAQATDVGALDKDTPKVGDPGASTSPPPSHDEFRAFPEHDPSSQPQQHPIASQHAFTAQFDMSQPPTGHRPGPYNMGPMGNALPPVNYRPGQYPHGTQQRYNPASSPPMMQQMPQFSGHPSMPAAAQGYYLQQPQMAQYYGSQMPQAQPGSTMAPRQNITYYPSQMIMSPQQSAYYYAPAPQYQPAAHPVPNTMVAGHYMNGNPGTNDPRTMMQPAETGGSHPQPPKQGQGRARKQSRVRSELKQSPDGAERRQSAVRGPPRKPRQSGHAIWIGNLPPQTDLMSLVHHVCKETTGLESLFLISKSNCAFANFKDEETCSAAQQKLHDSKFQSVRLVSRLRKSTVESATGVTAPTGPSVATTAKTDQVSDATPMQSGSPNPADEPTTTMTPKAEPAEETTPQKDKFFILKSLTVEDLELSVRTGIWATQAHNEDALNSAFKGADSVYLVFSANKSGEYFGYARMVSQIDEDPAAAIEFAPTSQAASDLDLPKAIPTEATEHAPKGRIIDDSARGTIFWEAEREESEALSDADSESEMSSGKSNSAEETGTKTWGKPFKLEWLSTSRLPFYRTRGLRNPWNSNREVKIARDGTELEPSVGRRLIGLFNRVQSPGPAHTGIRVPMAMMAGFPPMRPYGQ; the protein is encoded by the exons ATGGGAGATATATCCGGTGCCCAGGCCACAGACGTGGGAGCACTTGACAAGGACACTCCAAAGGTTGGCGATCCGGGGGCATCTACCAGCCCACCACCCAGTCACGACGAGTTTCGAGCTTTTCCTGAGCATGACCCCTCTTCCCAGCCTCAACAGCATCCTATAGCCTCGCAACACGCATTTACAGCTCAGTTCGACATGTCCCAGCCTCCCACAGGCCATCGTCCTGGGCCCTACAACATGGGCCCCATGGGAAACGCCCTTCCACCCGTTAATTATCGGCCAGGGCAGTATCCTCACGGCACTCAGCAGCGATACAACCCCGCGAGCTCACCACCCATGATGCAGCAAATGCCCCAGTTCTCGGGTCATCCATCGATGCCGGCGGCTGCCCAGGGATACTACCTCCAGCAGCCACAGATGGCGCAGTACTACGGGAGCCAGATGCCCCAGGCCCAGCCAGGATCGACGATGGCTCCGAGGCAGAACATTACATACTACCCTAGCCAGATGATAATGAGTCCTCAACAGTCTGCATACTACTACGCCCCTGCTCCCCAATACCAGCCCGCAGCGCATCCTGTTCCCAATACCATGGTCGCCGGACACTACATGAATGGGAATCCCGGAACCAACGATCCCCGGACCATGATGCAGCCGGCAGAGACGGGTGGAAGtcatcctcagcctcccaAGCAGGGGCAAGGTAGGGCTAGGAAGCAATCTCGTGTCAGGAGCGAGCTAAAGCAGAGCCCAGATGGAGCTGAGAGGCGCCAGAGTGCCGTACGTGGCCCACCGCGAAAGCCGCGACAGAGTG GGCATGCCATTTGGATTGGCAATCTACCACCGCAGACTGATCTCATGAGCCTCGTCCACCATGTTTGCAAGGAAACGACAGGCTTGGAGTCGCTgttcctcatctccaagagcaaCTGCGCGTTTGCCAACTTCAAAGATGAGGAAACCTGCAGCGCAGCACAGCAAAAGCTGCACGATTCCAAGTTCCAATCAGTTCGTCTTGTCAGTAGACTGAGGAAGAGCACAGTGGAGAGTGCTACCGGCGTAACGGCTCCGACTGGCCCTTCAGTGGCGACAACTGCCAAGACGGATCAAGTGTCGGATGCCACGCCTATGCAAAGTGGGAGCCCAAACCCAGCAGATgagccgacgacgacgatgactcCCAAGGCCGAGCCTGCTGAAGAGACGACGCCGCAGAAGGACAAGTTCTTCATACTCAAGAGTTTAACGGTCGAGGACCTCGAATTGAGCGTCCGAACCGGCATATGGGCCACCCAGGCACACAACGAAGATGCTTTGAACAGCGCTTTCAAG GGCGCTGATAGCGTCTACTTGGTCTTCTCGGCCAACAAATCGGGTGAATACTTTGGTTATGCTAGGATGGTTTCACAGATTGACGAGGATCCCGCGGCGGCTATTGAGTTTGCGCCGACATCCCAGGCGGCAAgcgacctcgacctcccaAAAGCTATACCGACCGAAGCGACCGAACACGCCCCCAAGGGGCGAATCATTGACGATTCCGCTAGAGGAACCATCTTCTGGGAAGCCGAGCGGGAAGAATCAGAGGCATTGTCTGATGCCGACAGTGAGAGTGAGATGTCGAGTGGGAAGAGTAACAGTGCGGAGGAGACAGGTACCAAAACTTGGGGCAAGCCCTTCAAGCTTGAGTGGCTTTCTACGAGTCGACTTCCGTTTTACCGCACGAGAGGGCTACGCAATCCCTGGAATTCGAACCGCGAGGTGAAAATCGCACGAGACGGAACTGAGCTGGAGCCTTCAGTCGGTCGAAGACTGATTGGGCTCTTCAACCGAGTGCAGAGCCCAGGACCAGCTCATACGGGCATCCGCGtgcccatggccatgatggcgggcTTCCCCCCGATGCGGCCATACGGACAGTGA
- a CDS encoding SHSP domain-containing protein, translated as MAFFPRNFYNSDASFTPLFRLLDDFDSYSRQGQGQNGRRSGLSHWQPKFDVRETAEAYELHGELPGMSKEDVHIEFTEPQTMLIRGKTERTYTAGTPPAGLVEDTAMSGAITEGSDDGKSSHKATVEDEAEANAHEQGTEVVQQPKEEVQKKPADSAKYWLTERSFGEFSRSFNFPTRVDQDTVSATFKDGILSIVVPKAKKHESRRITVN; from the coding sequence ATGGCTTTCTTCCCCCGCAACTTCTACAACTCCGACGCCTCCTTCACTCccctcttccgcctccttgacGACTTCGACAGCTACTCTCGCCAGGGACAGGGACAGAATGGCCGCCGCAGTGGTCTGAGCCACTGGCAGCCCAAGTTTGATGTCCGCGAGACTGCAGAGGCCTATGAGCTGCACGGCGAGCTCCCTGGAATGAGCAAGGAGGACGTCCACATCGAATTCACCGAGCCCCAGACAATGCTCATCCGCGGCAAGACCGAGCGCACCTACACTGCCGGCACCCCCCCTGCTGGCCTGGTTGAAGACACTGCCATGAGCGGTGCCATCACCGAGGgcagcgacgacggcaaGAGCTCGCACAAGGCCAcagttgaggatgaggccgaggccaacgCCCATGAACAGGGCACCGAAGTCGTTCAGcagcccaaggaggaggtccaGAAGAAGCCTGCCGACTCTGCCAAGTACTGGCTCACTGAGCGCAGCTTTGGCGAGTTCTCTCGCAGCTTCAACTTCCCCACCCGCGTCGACCAGGACACCGTCTCTGCTACCTTCAAGGATGGTATCCTGAGCATCGTCgtccccaaggccaagaagcacgaGTCTCGACGCATCACCGTCAACTAA
- a CDS encoding Vacuolar protein sorting-associated protein 26: MSYFFATPVDIDIVLDDADDRSMVDVKLDKNRREKAPLFMDGESVKGAVTVRPKDGKRLEHTGIKVQFIGTIEMFFDRGNHYEFLSLNQELAAPGELQHPQTFDFNFKNVEKQYESYNGINVKLRYFVRVTVSRRMADVIREKDIWVYSYRIPPEMNSSIKMDVGIEDCLHIEFEYSKSKYHLKDVIVGRIYFLLVRLKIKHMELSIIRRETTGAAPNQYNESETLVRFEIMDGSPSRGETIPIRLFLGGFDLTPTFRDVNKKFSTRYYLSLVLIDEDARRYFKQSEIILYRQAPDAAPLPNAGTHALAAHPENKQIGAVQA, translated from the exons ATGTCGTACTTTTTCGCGACCCCCGTCGATATCGACATTgtcctcgacgatgccgacgacCGATCCATGGTCGacgtcaagctcgacaagaacCGCCGCGAGAAGGCGCCCCTCTTCATGGATGGCGAGTCTGTCAAGGGCGCCGTCACCGTCAGgcccaaggatggcaagagGCTTGAGCACACCGGTATCAAGGTTCAGTTTATCGGCACGATAG AAATGTTCTTTGATCGCGGAAACCACTACGAGttcctctccctcaaccAAGAGCTCGCCGCGCCCGGCGAGCTCCAGCACCCCCAGACCTTTGACTTCAACTTCAAGAACGTCGAGAAGCAGTACGAGTCGTACAACGGCATTAACGTCAAGCTGCGCTACTTTGTTCGCGTCACCGTCTCGCGCCGCATGGCCGACGTGATCCGTGAGAAGGACATTTGGGTCTACAGCTACCGCATTCCTCCCGAGATGaacagcagcatcaagatgGACGTGGGTATTGAGGACTGCCTTCACATCGAGTTCGAGTACAGCAAGTCCAAGTACCACCTCAAGGATGTCATCGTCGGCCGCATCTATTTCCTGCTGGTCCgcctcaagatcaagcacaTGGAGCTGTCCATCATCCGGAGGGAGACGACGGGCGCCGCCCCCAACCAGTACAACGAGAGCGAGACCCTGGTGCGGTTCGAGATCATGGACGGCTCACCGTCGCGCGGCGAGACCATTCCCATCCGACTATTCCTCGGAGGCTTCGACTTGACACCTACGTTCCGCGACGTCAACAAGAAGTTTTCCACGCGCTACTACTTGAGCCTGGTTCTCATCGACGAAG ATGCTCGACGGTATTTTAAGCAATCTGAAATCATCCTTTACCGCCAAGCCCCTGATGCCGCCCCTCTCCCCAACGCGGGCACCCACGCGCTGGCGGCGCACCCAGAGAACAAGCAGATAGGCGCTGTTCAGGCATAG